The sequence below is a genomic window from Cedecea neteri.
GGCATTGTCTTTACCTTTGATTGGCCCAATGACGACGCGGTTCCAGCCGTTATTGGTGGTAATGCGGGAGTCAAACCCTTCAAATGCCAGCTGAGCACGAACTGTTTCTGCCTGCTCGCTGCCTTTAAACGAACCACACTGCACCATCCAGCGTTTTTCGTCTTTTTTCTCCTGAGCAGCAGGAGCCTGCTTAGCTACTTCCGGCTCACGCGTAATTGGCGCAGGCTGAGCTTCACGCTGAACCGGTTTGGTTTGTTGTGGCGCTTTTTGCTGGCTGTGCGGCGGCGTCTGCAGCAGATCCTGATACGGCTGCTGGTTATTTGCCGTTGAGGTTTTCGGCTGTTGCTGCGGCACAGTTTTTGGCTGCTGGTATGGCTGTTCCGCTACACGCTGCTGAACCCGAGGCTGCTGCGTTTGCGTGTTCCACTGCTGCTGTTGCACGGGCTGAGTTTGCTGCACAATCTGTTTCTGGCGCTGCAGCGTTTGCTGGCGCTGGGCAGGCGTTTGCTCATTCCACGGGACTTCATTCAGCTGCGTTGGCTGCTGGCGCATATCCGCCTGCATTTGCTCGAGCAA
It includes:
- the ftsN gene encoding cell division protein FtsN, with translation MAQRDYVSRGQSAGTRRKKSTPRKKQRSLPSVSPTMVAIAAAVVVAFVGALYFITHHKKEEIDALPGHKVTGNGLPPKPEERWRYIKELENRQPGVRAPTEPTAGGEVMNQSQLTNEQRQLLEQMQADMRQQPTQLNEVPWNEQTPAQRQQTLQRQKQIVQQTQPVQQQQWNTQTQQPRVQQRVAEQPYQQPKTVPQQQPKTSTANNQQPYQDLLQTPPHSQQKAPQQTKPVQREAQPAPITREPEVAKQAPAAQEKKDEKRWMVQCGSFKGSEQAETVRAQLAFEGFDSRITTNNGWNRVVIGPIKGKDNADGTINRLKMAGHTSCIRLAAGG